The proteins below are encoded in one region of Colletotrichum lupini chromosome 5, complete sequence:
- a CDS encoding early conidial development-2 has translation MSPKSNPHVLIIGAGLSGLTLAQILRKNNISFSIFERDSRADARAQGWAIALHGPLLAELSASMPADLGPIEQTNHLSPLDHIPAQFVFYGVSKPSWRVGVTDDETGKIVRANRQRLRDWLLQHLPVQFNKRLVRLEEQDDKVVAHFEDGSSETGNILVGAEGSRSLVRRHILGGQDVMTPLPVGSLVGEIELEVNEMKHQLELGHSAYIVLDSSPENRWQASLFAAMNKISPDKKTGYFYFILHWIDQEAAKSTEEKPFWTVNASREELMAFAKENTKNYPDSLRVLVDKVPVERYKKPGIVLQSVQLTVDQLPAGRITLAGDAAHSMTPFRGEAGVCALTDGLRLGDAITSIHNAGGKGPDVVKYIGEYRDDMIARGARAISVSNPVLEDHSKDAEYEFYTCGKKVLPLFEETITI, from the exons ATGTCGCCCAAGTCGAATCCCCATGTTCTCATCATCGGTGCCGGGCTAAGCGGCCTCACACTTGCTCAGATACTCCGCAAGAACAACATCTCTTTCTCCATCTTTGAAAGGGACAGTAGAGCCGATGCTAGAGCTCAAGGATGGGCCATCGCCTTACACGGCCCTCTATTAGCTGAACTATCGGCGTCGATGCCCGCAGACCTTGGCCCCATCGAACAAACCAATCATCTGAGCCCCCTCGACCATATCCCGGCACAGTTCGTATTCTACGGCGTCAGCAAGCCCTCGTGGCGAGTTGGTGTCACGGACGATGAGACTGGGAAAATTGTTCGTGCCAACCGTCAGCGTCTCCGTGACTGGCTTCTACAACATCTGCCGGTGCAGTTCAATAAACGTCTAGTACGACTCGAGGAGCAAGACGACAAGGTGGTGGCACACTTTGAAGATGGAAGCTCGGAGACCGGAAACATCCTTGTTGGGGCCGAGGGAAGTCGGAGCTTGGTGCGTCGGCACATCTTGGGCGGGCAAGATGTCATGACGCCGCTCCCTGTGGGCTCGTTAGTTGGCGAAATTGAACTCGAGGTTAACGAAATGAAGCATCAGCTTGAACTGGGCCATTCTGCCTACATCGTCTTGGACTCATCGCCCGAGAACCGATGGCAAGCAAGCCTTTTCGCCGCCATGAACAAGATCAGCCCGGATAAGAAGACGGGGTACTTCTACTTCATCCTTCACTGGATCGACCAGGAAGCTGCCAAGAGCACAGAAGAGAAGCCATTTTGGACCGTTAACGCCTCACGAGAGGAGTTAATGGCATTCGCGAAAGAAAACACGAAGAATTATCCCGACAGTCTGCGCGTGTTAGTCGACAAGGTGCCTGTTGAGAGATACAAGAAGCCGGGGATTGTGCTTCAGAGTGTGCAATTGACAGTCGATCAACTGCCTGCTGGCAGGATCACTCTGGCCGGGGATGCCGCTCACTCGATGACGCCAT TCCGGGGAGAGGCCGGTGTTTGTGCACTGACAGATGGCTTGAGGCTGGGCGACGCCATCACAAGCATCCACAACGCTGGGGGAAAGGGTCCCGATGTGGTGAAGTACATCGGCGAGTATCGCGACGACATGATTGCTAGAGGAGCAAGAGCTATCAGTGTGTCCAATCCGGTGCTAGAGGATCATTCCAAAGACGCTGAATATGAGTTTTACACGTGTGGAAAGAAGGTCTTGCCGCTCTTTGAAGAGACTATCACCATTTGA
- a CDS encoding metalloprotease 1, translated as MLFSLLLSASLAQASLHSLTSFCGTPDPSDQQIAKSLAGRDVSSGSSILAANISVPVYLHSIAPNETALLSQATLEAQFQVLHDTFTKYGITMTLSGTSRTVNASWSTVTNPTDELAMKSALRKGTYQALNIYVQAIHPTLGRCFYPEADAFPGSETFILDGCQIDANTVPGADSPTGNDRGYMAVHEVGHWFGLPHTFQGGCTGTDYVDDTPAQATPSWNCTVGQDTCPGLPGVDPLYNFMNYQADNCWNEFTPGQVQRMHEQWATFRANSTVSK; from the exons ATGCTGTTTTCTCTGCTCTTGAGTGCCTCACTGGCACAGGCATCCCTGCACTCTCTAACTTCCTTCTGCGGAACCCCGGACCCCAGCGATCAGCAAATCGCCAAATCGCTAGCAGGCAGAGACGTGAGCAGCGGGAGCAGCATTCTCGCAGCCAATATTTCCGTTCCGGTTTATCTCCATTCAATTGCCCCCAATGAAACGGCTCTGTTGAGT CAAGCCACCCTCGAAGCGCAATTCCAAGTCCTACACGACACCTTCACCAAATACGGCATCACAATGACCCTAAGCGGCACCTCGCGCACCGTGAACGCAAGCTGGTCAACAGTCACAAACCCAACCGACGAACTCGCCATGAAATCCGCGCTCCGCAAAGGCACCTACCAAGCCCTCAACATCTACGTGCAAGCCATCCACCCGACCCTGGGCCGCTGCTTCTACCCGGAAGCCGACGCCTTCCCCGGGTCCGAGACGTTCATCCTGGACGGGTGCCAGATCGACGCCAACACGGTCCCCGGCGCGGACTCGCCTACGGGGAACGATCGCGGGTACATGGCGGTCCACGAGGTCGGACACTGGTTCGGGCTGCCGCATACTTTCCAGGGAGGATGTACCGGGACGGACTATGTGGATGATACGCCTGCGCAGGCTACGCCGTCTTGGAATTGTACGGTTGGGCAGGATACGTGTCCCGGTTTGCCGGGCGTGGATCCTCTTTACAACTTTATGAATTATCAAGCAGA TAACTGTTGGAACGAGTTTACGCCTGGACAAGTGCAGCGAATGCATGAGCAGTGGGCGACGTTTAGGGCGAACAGCACAGTCTCAAAGTGA
- a CDS encoding malate dehydrogenase — protein MLAKTFLLLASLALVSAAPAKRQSGCVSKPTAPTLPVNGNGVELPAPAADLVLKHIALGHGIQNYTCTSVNATAITATATGALAGLYDAQPLYPATGPASLASVDIFNGLTTNAVWSTPLPLTSDGTSKFGASATSPFPAKADLVMPGIAPMKQLGVHFFDNTGVPTFQVGEDLFRGAKLNGTKAPASADVGPEKTGSVDWLLLGDKGGSKGVTAVYRVVTAGGVAHQCTTPGATDSVPYAAYYWFYGPKA, from the exons ATGCTCGCCAAGACATTCCTGTTGCTGGCCTCCCTGGCTCTCGTCTCCGCCGCCCCGGCCAAGAGACAATCCGGCTGCGTCTCCAAACCCACGGCTCCGACCCTCCCCGTCAACGGCAATG GCGTCGAACTCCCCGCCCCGGCAGCAGACCTGGTCCTCAAGCACATCGCCCTAGGCCACGGCATCCAAAACTACACCTGCACCTCCGTCAACGCAACCGCCATCACCGCAACGGCGACCGGCGCCCTCGCAGGCCTCTACGACGCTCAACCCCTCTACCCCGCCACCGGTCCCGCCTCCCTCGCCTCCGTCGACATCTTCAACGGCCTCACCACAAACGCAGTCTGGTCCACCCCTCTCCCCCTCACCTCCGACGGCACCTCCAAATTCGGCGCCTCCGCCACCTCGCCCTTCCCGGCCAAAGCCGACCTCGTCATGCCCGGCATCGCGCCCATGAAGCAGCTCGGCGTCCACTTCTTCGACAACACGGGCGTGCCCACCTTCCAGGTCGGCGAGGACTTGTTCAGGGGCGCAAAGCTCAACGGCACAAAGGCCCCGGCCTCCGCTGACGTCGGCCCGGAGAAGACTGGCTCCGTCGACTGGCTTTTGCTCGGTGACAAGGGCGGCAGCAAGGGTGTCACTGCCGTCTACCGCGTCGTCACGGCCGGCGGCGTCGCGCACCAGTGTACCACCCCCGGTGCCACCGACAGCGTTCCGTACGCGGCGTATTACTGGTTCTACGGTCCCAAGGCATGA
- a CDS encoding phosphotyrosine protein phosphatase gives MTEQPVSVLFVCLGNICRSTMAEGVFRNFAQKPQYKGLISKVDSCGTAAYHVGDPPDDRTMATLEDHGITDYYHAGRKVSPSDFNKFDYVFAMDRSNLRDLQNLQQRGHTDSKAKVMLFGEFSGGPRSEVVNDPYYGGDEGFAKAYEQCTRFSTNFLKHVFPNVDPKA, from the exons ATGACGGAACAACCGGTATCAGTCCTCTTTGTCTGCCTCGGCAACATTTGCCGCTCGACAATGGCAGAAGGCGTGTTTCGCAACTTTGCGCAAAAGCCTCAGTACAAGGGCCTCATCTCAAAGGTGGATTCTTGCGGCACAG CGGCCTACCATGTCGGCGATCCTCCAGATGACAGAACTATGGCGACGCTCGAAGACCACGGCATAACGGATTACTACCACGCTGGTCGCAAG GTGTCGCCCTCAGACTTTAACAAGTTCGACTACGTCTTCGCTATGGACCGATCCAACCTACGAGACCTCCAAAACCTACAACAACGAGGCCACACCGATTCAAAGGCCAAGGTGATGTTATTTGGCGAGTTTTCAGGAGGACCGAGGTCGGAGGTGGTCAACGATCCTTACTACGGTGGCGACGAGGGCTTCGCAAAGGCTTATGAGCAGTGCACGCGGTTCTCGACCAACTTTTTAAAGCACGTCTTCCCCAATGTCGACCCTAAAGCATAG